The Malus sylvestris chromosome 14, drMalSylv7.2, whole genome shotgun sequence genome segment TTGCGTCTTCAATGTGGAGTTAACAGATGAAGATGTAAGCCAAagacactttttttttgttggcaTTCTTCCAGTTTCCCAATTCTAATTGCTTAATGTAGACGGTGTGGTGGTTCTTATGTAATGTAAatttgtttgtgtttgtttaGGGAACACAAATTCAAGCAACAATGTTTAATGAAGCTGCAAAGAAGTTCTTTGAAAAGTTTGAGTTAGGAAAGGTTTATTACATTTCAAAGGGGTCTCTGAGGGTTGCTAACAAGCAGTTTAAGACAGTGCAAAATGATTATGAAATGACATTAAATGAGTATTCTGAGGTGGAAGAAGCTAGCAATGAAGCGGCCTTTGTTCCCGAAACAAAATTCAATTTTGTTCCAGTTGATATGTTAGGTCCCCATGTTAATGGAAAGGAGCTTGTGGGTAAGCAACCCACTCCCAGAATCTGTTTTCGATGTGTGTTGTCTGTTTTCTCAATTACTCATATCTGATTTATTTCCCAGATGTTATTGGAGTTGTTCAAAATGTGTCTCCTACAATGAGCATTAGAAGGAAGATCGACAATGAGAGTATTCCAAAGCGTGATATCACCATTGCTGATGATACGTAAGCTTACAACACTTGTCGAGTAACTGACTACACTTTTCCATATGTTAATGCTGTGTATTGAAACAATTTGTATTTGAACTGCAGGAAGAAGACTGTTGTGGTTGCTTTGTGGGGTGAGCTTGCAACTAGTGTAGGCCAGCAATTGCTTGACATTGCTGATCAATCTCCCATAGTCGCTATCAAGTCCCTCAAAGTTGGAGACTTCCAAGGTAGCCTAAAAGTTCATACAATAACATCGCGAGGAATTTATGCAttcttgaaaaataaacaaCTATCAAAGTTCCTGTTTTTTATGTACTCTTTTATATATTGTTGCAGGTGTATCATTGTCAACACTGAGCAAGAGCACAATATTGGTAAATCCAGAATCACCTGAGGCAAAGAAGTTGCGGTCCTGGTAAGTTATTCTTCATCAGGATTTTACCGTAACTTTATCTCCATATGATTAAGTTTTCTCATAGCTGAATAATGGTAAAATTGACTTAATTGGCAGGTATGATTCTGAAGGTAAAGGTGCTTCATTGGCCTCTGTTGGCTCTGGTATGAGTCCATCAGCCAAGAGTGGAGGAAGGTCCATGTACTCTGACAGAGTCACCCTGTCTCATATATCTGAGGACCCATCCTTGGGTGAGGATAAGGTATATTTACAATATCCACAGCTCTTAATTGCATAAGAATCTTCAGTTAAGTAAATTTTGCAGTCTCAAAACTAATTAGTGTATTGTGATTGAACTGAATATTTTGTTTTGGTCATATGCAGCCTGTGTTTTTCAGTGTTAAAGCGTTCATAAGTTCGATCAGGCCTGATCAGGCAATGTGGTACCGTGCTTGCAAAACTTGCAACAAGAAGGTGACTGAAGCTATTGGTTCTGGATACTGGTGTGAAGGGTGCcagaaaaatgatgaagaatgcAGTTTAAGGTAAATTACAGTTCGATATTTCATCATAAGGATGCTATTGGTGTTTGAATACAGATTTCCAACTTCTCACATATCCATTTTGTTCTCTTTCCAGGTATATATCAGTTGCAAGAGTTACTGATGTAAGTGGGGAAACATATCTTTCTCTATTCAACGACGAAGCTGAGAGGGTCATCGGGTGCTCTGCAGATGAACTGGACAAATTGAAATCACAGGTATATGTTTACAATTCACTTCAAAGTGCTTATTACACATGATTaacaaaaccatgaaaaatTAGCAGCTGGTTTCTAGTTTTTGAATCCTTTACATTTTGTTTCAGGACGGAGACGAGAATGAATTCCAACAAAAACTGAAAGAAGCAACTTGGGTTCCTCATCTTTTTAGGGTCAGTGTTACTCTGAATGAGTACAATAACGAGAAGCGGAAGAGGATAACTGCCAGGGCAGTCGCTCCAGTTGATTTTGCTGCTGAATCGAGGTTTTTGCTTGAAGAGATATCGAAGATGAAGGCCTCATAAGTTAATGGTGTAGAAGGATGGTGAAGAATGAAAATGGTGTCTAGGCAGATGCAACTTTAATCTCTCTGATTTAGGGTTCTGTATGTTTGGGGAAGGGCAGTTGGGATTAATTGCAGATGTTGGTTCTAAAAGCCATGAGAAATGCCTGATAGTGTTGATCTAGTTGTATAAATGCACTTCTTTTATAATGCTTTATTCCTTTGTGTGATTCACATTTTTCTATGGATGCTGATAAGTTGACTGAATGATTTACTGATGGCAATTTAACCTGTCAAATCTGATCCTCGCAAGTGATTGATTCGAATGTTTGGTTTTGGGCATAAAATTTTGGGTACTTTACAGTGATGGGTAATCGTcgggtaaatttttttattttgggtttGGTTATGGTTAttaggcctactgacgctccggttcgaagatatgattacgggatagaggttcagagCCGatggggtagaggaagacttagaaaaactttggaagagaccttaggaaaagacttagagtacttggatctaacggaggacatgacacaaaaccgagagcaaagacgttctaggattcatatagctgaccccacttagtgggaaaaggctttgttgttgttgttgtaatataaataaatatataaatatcataaCGGAAAAAACCGTTCCCCGATCAAAAATCcatcaaacaaaaaatatgaTTTATTGATCAAATACAAATTCAAATCCAGATTAACAAAACGATGTAAAGAATTGCAATTGAGGAACCTAATCATAAAGCTCTGGTTGTAAAGAACTGcatgttgtgctaggatagtaCCAAACCTTTTAGAACCAACTCTTtttaacccacaggaaatatatcatatgaaatgcaagaacaaaatattaaagacaccaagattttaacgaggttcctcaacagtcattgtaactggagtacgtcctcggagcagtaggagctcacccaataatccactatcaaccaaatggaagtttacaaagtgttggcaatctcacaacccaaataacccaatacacccaataactctcacacgccacagaaacaaatagagaaagaaatataatgtataatttcttctctatacatatagctcaaaactattacaacaacaattatgatggatgattgctaacaaaaaagaagagcactttcttcttctcttcaacgAAGGGTTGCTGcaccctttttatttttctgatgCTCTGCAGCTTGCACTCCTTTTCTCagcatctctcttctctctcttctctaaaacaaaatgagctttatttctcacactaagggctggtttggtattgttgtgctttgaaaaaaagctgctgtgagaataagcggctgtgctgtgagaataagcggctgtgaaataaagccagtagagtgtttggtaaacttttttgtgaaagtgcttttgaaaaaaaaagcaggatgatagtgtgtcttttcattaaaggagcactgtaactccgtgtgctttgaaaaaactggctttttttcaaagcagcaaatagcagcttcagcttttcctttgattttcagcttattctcacagcagcttccaaaataagcctttttttttcagtttaccaaacacaaaaatgaccctcagctttttttcacagtggctttttttaaaatcacctcaatcccaaacggggccttagTGTTCCAACTGAAACccccttattcttttctttaaaaaaaagccaaagagacatcatcattttcttttccccaaaacaaggaagaaacataatcatgttgtcctttttttt includes the following:
- the LOC126599745 gene encoding replication protein A 70 kDa DNA-binding subunit B-like yields the protein MAKLMPTPDAISTVLANKSPDESVELPEIVVQVSDLTPRGKSYMFTATDGNAKLKGMLSSRLGPQVTSGEIQNLGLIRVLGYSVNFNSNLSENYLLVTKCDVVSAALEAEVKNEVKKEDVGIILKPKQEMVSKSAAQIVNEQAGNMAPSARMAMTRRVHPLVSLNPYQGNWTIKVRVTNKGTMRTYKNARGEGCVFNVELTDEDGTQIQATMFNEAAKKFFEKFELGKVYYISKGSLRVANKQFKTVQNDYEMTLNEYSEVEEASNEAAFVPETKFNFVPVDMLGPHVNGKELVDVIGVVQNVSPTMSIRRKIDNESIPKRDITIADDTKKTVVVALWGELATSVGQQLLDIADQSPIVAIKSLKVGDFQGVSLSTLSKSTILVNPESPEAKKLRSWYDSEGKGASLASVGSGMSPSAKSGGRSMYSDRVTLSHISEDPSLGEDKPVFFSVKAFISSIRPDQAMWYRACKTCNKKVTEAIGSGYWCEGCQKNDEECSLRYISVARVTDVSGETYLSLFNDEAERVIGCSADELDKLKSQDGDENEFQQKLKEATWVPHLFRVSVTLNEYNNEKRKRITARAVAPVDFAAESRFLLEEISKMKAS